AGAGATACTTGAGGCCACATATCAGGATGCTCGTATAGCTCTCAAGTCCACAGACCCTTTTCAGTTGCTTGTATCAGTCATCCTTTCGGCCCAGTGCACTGATGTTAGAGTGAATCAGGTAACTCCTGTTCTATTCGGACGATTTCCTGATGCCAGGAGTATGTCTGAAGCCCCTATAAAAGAACTGGAGGAACTTATCAGACCTACAGGTTTTTTCAGGAATAAGGCCAAGAATATAAAAGCAGCTTCAAGGATTATTGTGGGACGTTTCGAGGGTAAGATTCCAAGGACCATGGAAGAAATGGTCTCTATCCCCGGCGTGGGGAGAAAGACAGCAAATATAGTACTATACAATGCCTATGGAGTGAATGCCGGAATAGCAGTGGATACCCATGTAAAGCGCCTTGCCAAACGCCTGGGCATGACCAGGGAAGACAATCCCGTTAAGATCGAACGCGACCTTATGGCAATAGTCCCCAAAAAAGACTGGGGTAAGATAACTTATATCCTGATCGATCACGGAAGAAAGATATGTAAGGCCAGAAAACCAGATTGTTATAAATGTCCTGTTCAGAATATCTGCCCATCGGTCGGGCAATTCATA
This DNA window, taken from Deltaproteobacteria bacterium, encodes the following:
- the nth gene encoding endonuclease III, whose amino-acid sequence is MGYVGIIMNERTRILNVIEILEATYQDARIALKSTDPFQLLVSVILSAQCTDVRVNQVTPVLFGRFPDARSMSEAPIKELEELIRPTGFFRNKAKNIKAASRIIVGRFEGKIPRTMEEMVSIPGVGRKTANIVLYNAYGVNAGIAVDTHVKRLAKRLGMTREDNPVKIERDLMAIVPKKDWGKITYILIDHGRKICKARKPDCYKCPVQNICPSVGQFI